Proteins from a single region of Candidatus Krumholzibacteriia bacterium:
- a CDS encoding chemotaxis response regulator protein-glutamate methylesterase, with translation MKRNPIRVLIVDDSAMVRQTLQAVLEDAPDIQVIGTASDPFAAAGVMRSKRPDVITLDIEMPRMDGITFLKKLMSQHPIPVVVCSSLAEDGSKTTLQALEAGAVEIIPKPKIGTRQFLEESKVRITDAVRAAAQAKLQKLSRPMKVQPKLTADAMLPGVTKAMDVTTDKVIVMGASTGGTEAVRAVLQALPMDVPGIVIVQHMPENFTRSFAERLDSICAVNVKEAANGDTVLRGHALIAPGNFHTLLKRSGARYHVEVREGPLVSRHRPSVDVLFRSAARYAGRNALGVIMTGMGDDGAKGLKELHDLGAVTIGQDEESCVVYGMPKEAYERGAVSIQKSLDQIPAEIVRQVAKVAV, from the coding sequence ATGAAGAGGAATCCGATCCGCGTGCTGATCGTCGACGACAGCGCCATGGTGCGCCAGACGCTGCAGGCCGTGCTCGAGGACGCGCCGGACATCCAGGTGATCGGCACCGCATCCGACCCCTTCGCCGCCGCCGGCGTGATGCGAAGCAAACGGCCCGACGTGATCACCCTGGACATCGAGATGCCGCGCATGGACGGTATCACCTTCCTCAAGAAGCTCATGAGTCAGCACCCCATTCCGGTGGTCGTGTGCTCGAGCCTCGCCGAGGACGGATCGAAGACCACGCTGCAGGCACTCGAGGCCGGTGCGGTCGAGATCATTCCCAAGCCGAAGATCGGAACCCGCCAGTTCCTGGAAGAGTCGAAGGTACGGATCACCGATGCCGTGCGGGCCGCCGCGCAGGCCAAACTCCAGAAACTGTCGCGGCCCATGAAGGTCCAACCCAAGCTGACCGCCGACGCCATGCTCCCCGGCGTGACGAAGGCCATGGACGTGACCACCGACAAGGTGATCGTGATGGGTGCATCGACGGGGGGCACCGAGGCCGTACGCGCGGTGCTGCAGGCACTGCCCATGGACGTCCCGGGGATCGTGATCGTCCAGCACATGCCCGAGAACTTCACCCGCAGCTTCGCCGAGCGCCTCGACTCGATCTGCGCGGTCAACGTGAAGGAAGCGGCGAACGGCGACACCGTGCTGCGCGGACACGCACTGATCGCTCCGGGCAACTTCCACACGCTGCTCAAGCGCAGCGGAGCGCGGTACCACGTCGAGGTCCGCGAAGGCCCGCTCGTGAGCCGCCATCGCCCGAGTGTGGACGTCCTGTTCCGCTCGGCCGCCCGCTACGCCGGGCGCAACGCCCTCGGTGTGATCATGACCGGCATGGGCGATGACGGCGCCAAGGGCCTCAAGGAACTCCACGATCTGGGCGCGGTGACGATCGGCCAGGACGAGGAGAGCTGCGTGGTCTACGGCATGCCCAAGGAGGCTTACGAACGCGGCGCCGTGTCGATCCAGAAGTCCCTGGACCAGATCCCGGCCGAGATCGTACGCCAGGTGGCGAAGGTCGCCGTCTAG
- a CDS encoding hemerythrin family protein — translation MTQERSNPRTERDLESVDAEHRLQIELLDALIAAAQSGRGDDHVDELLQRLRDVSEAHFLSEDLLMRLHAYPEHAEHVAEHEEMTSILDSLREAVSSPDVGRISALRQRFVHHILDKDERLEKFLDEPGRNDGLSTPDIV, via the coding sequence ATGACGCAAGAGCGGTCGAATCCCCGCACCGAGCGGGACCTCGAGAGTGTGGACGCCGAACATCGCCTGCAGATCGAACTGCTCGACGCCCTGATCGCCGCGGCCCAGAGCGGGCGGGGCGACGACCACGTCGACGAGCTCCTGCAGCGTCTTCGCGACGTGTCCGAGGCGCACTTCCTCAGCGAGGACCTGCTGATGCGTCTGCACGCCTATCCCGAGCACGCCGAGCACGTGGCCGAGCACGAGGAGATGACCAGTATCCTCGACTCGTTGCGCGAGGCGGTCAGCTCGCCGGACGTGGGCCGGATCTCGGCGCTGCGGCAACGCTTCGTCCACCACATCCTCGACAAGGACGAGCGCCTGGAGAAGTTCCTGGACGAACCGGGCCGCAACGACGGTCTGAGCACTCCGGACATCGTCTGA
- a CDS encoding flavin reductase family protein — MNLEQDFKDALASWASGVSIVAANAPDGNSYGLTVSAFNSVSLDPPLVMVCLSGSNRLPALIRDDGRFSVSILASGQDEVSNHFARSGRDPGPGLDGFGAEQGDRPPVVAGAASSLQCDVHDTIDEGDHTIVVGRVVEAHTDEVVPVLVYHRRGYHGVGD; from the coding sequence GTGAATCTCGAACAGGACTTCAAGGACGCCCTGGCCAGCTGGGCCTCGGGTGTGAGCATCGTCGCGGCCAACGCCCCCGACGGGAATTCCTACGGGCTGACCGTGTCGGCCTTCAACTCGGTTTCGCTCGATCCTCCGCTGGTCATGGTGTGTCTGTCGGGCAGCAACCGGCTGCCGGCGCTGATCCGTGACGACGGCCGCTTCTCGGTGTCGATCCTCGCCTCCGGCCAGGACGAGGTGTCGAACCACTTCGCGCGCTCCGGCCGCGATCCTGGACCGGGTCTCGACGGCTTCGGGGCCGAGCAGGGCGATCGCCCGCCGGTCGTCGCCGGTGCGGCGTCGAGCCTGCAGTGCGACGTGCACGACACGATCGACGAAGGCGACCACACGATCGTGGTCGGACGGGTCGTCGAGGCGCACACCGACGAGGTCGTGCCCGTGCTCGTGTACCACCGCCGTGGGTATCACGGCGTCGGCGACTGA
- a CDS encoding chemotaxis protein CheW has translation MSTQQTIDPRTQADDTSQYLTFRLGDEIFALGIFEVREVLEYRPVTRVPRTPPFMEGVINLRGAVVPVVDLHMKFGTGRTEKTVDTCIVITELEFDGETMHLGALADSVEEVFAMSDADVEPAPRMGTHLDVDFIKGMGKKGDDFVIILDVNRVFSPEEMQAVIASDSVADEDASTASA, from the coding sequence ATGAGTACGCAGCAGACGATCGATCCTCGCACGCAGGCCGACGACACGTCGCAGTACCTGACCTTCCGGCTGGGCGACGAGATCTTCGCCCTGGGGATCTTCGAGGTCCGCGAGGTCCTCGAGTACCGCCCGGTGACCCGGGTCCCGCGTACGCCACCCTTCATGGAGGGTGTGATCAATCTGCGCGGTGCCGTGGTGCCGGTCGTCGACCTGCACATGAAGTTCGGGACCGGACGCACCGAGAAGACCGTCGACACCTGCATCGTGATCACCGAGCTCGAGTTCGACGGCGAGACCATGCACCTCGGTGCCCTGGCCGACTCGGTGGAAGAGGTCTTCGCCATGAGCGACGCCGACGTCGAGCCGGCCCCTCGCATGGGCACGCACCTCGACGTGGACTTCATCAAGGGCATGGGCAAGAAGGGCGACGACTTCGTCATCATCCTCGACGTGAATCGGGTGTTCTCGCCCGAGGAGATGCAGGCGGTGATCGCCTCGGACTCGGTGGCGGACGAGGACGCTTCGACGGCTTCCGCCTGA